In Fibrobacterota bacterium, the genomic window TGGCCCGCCGCTTCGAGCCTCAACCAGTCCGACGAGGTATGGGCCTTCTTCAAGCAGTACTCCCTGGGCGGAACGGCGTTCGCCCATCCGCAACGGGTAGCCCAGTCCCGCGAACCGTTCACGGTCTCCTACGCGGCGGGCATCGTCAGCGTAGGCGGGGTGGGGGGAAATTCCCGCGTGCAGGTGACCGATACCAAGGGCAAGTTGGTCGCGACCCCGGTCCTGACGCAAAACCAATTTTCCTTTAAGAACAAGCCGAGCGGGGTGTATTTGGTCAAAGCCCGTGGCAGCGCCGGGTTGTTTGTTTCGAAATTCATCGTCCCCTGATTTGCCCCTCACCGTATGCCCGACTCGTCTCGGTGATCCCGATCACCGGGCCGGAGCGCGGTAGGACATAGCTTTCCGGGTCATGTTGCTATTCTTTGCACCCGGAGGTCCACATGCAGTCCCATCGTTTGGCTTGGGTGGTAGCCTTGACGGCCTTGGCCCTGGGGTCGGCTTGGGCCGATCCCGTCGCTCCTGACAGCGCACCTCAGGCGATCCATCCCCAGTCCGGTCAGGTGAACGTTGCCCTGGATGCGTCGGGCGGCGTTACCGTAGAATGGGATTCGGTCCCGAGGGCCTTGGCCTATGAGTTGCAGGTCGGCAGCCCGACCTTTGGTTTTATCATTCCCCTATTTACTGTCCAAGGGCCCTTCACAACTTTTACCGTGCCCCATCTCCAGAGAGGCATCGGCTACATATGGCAGGTGCGAGGCAAGAACGCAGGCGGCGACGGCCCTTGGTCCCAGACCCTTACCTTTAGCACCGAGCCTTTGAAGCCTCCGGAATTGGTTTCGCCTGCGCTCACGAACATCGCGCCCAAGCCCTCGGTCCGGTTCGCATGGACGGAACCGAATCCGCCGGCATTTCCTGCGAGCGCGCCTTTCCCTACGGCCGGAGGATATACCTACCAATTGCAGGTATGCACCGACCCCGCGTTCCCGCTTTCCGCGTTTCCCCCGATGCCCGGTTTCCCGCCCCTGCCCCCCTATGTCATCGACATGACCATTGCCGCCCCTTTCCTAACGGAGAACATCGATACCGCCATGACCGGATTCTCTTACGGCAAAACCTATTACTGGCGAGTTAAGACGGCGATCGGTAATACCGCGGGTAGCGAGTGGTCCATGGCGAGGGCCTTCACGACTTCGCCGCCTCCGCCGTCCACCATCACCTTTTTGAATCCCGCGCCCGGGGCCGTCGACGTCCCCGCTTCGCCCACCTTGAAATGGACCGATACGAATCGGCCGATCATTCCCGGTACCTCCGGGACAGGGGGAACCTTGGCTCCCTATTGGCTGCGCTTGGCGACCGACTCCACCTTCCCGGACTCCCCGGTTCCGATCCCCGCAATGAATCTTCCCCCCACTGCACCCTATCTGATTAATGAATCGCTCTATGACACCACGAGGGTCGTGACCCCGGCTCTCCTTCCGGGCACGAAATACTATTGGCGGGTTATGGTTCCGGTAATTTACGGCGGGGATGAATCCTTTGCTTCCGGCTCGTTCACTGTCATGCCCCTTCCGCCGGAGATGCCGGTTACGATCGCTCCGGCGGCTGGCGCCAGCGATGTACCGCTGACGGGACCTCTGCAATGGGGCGCGGCCGAGAGGGCGAAGCTATATCGTTGCCAGATTGGAACGAACGCGGCTTTCAGCGATCCGGCGACCTTCACCGAGAATACGACCGCGGGACTTTCCCTTGAGCTGAACTTGCTCCCTTCCCAAGTCTATTACTGGCGCGTGCGTGCGGAGAACGGCGGGGGCAACAGCGGTTACAGCCAGGTCGGCCGATTTCTGACCTTGACTCCTCCGCCGGTTCCGGGCGCGCCCATCGCCGTGGCTCCGTCGGGCGCGATCAATATTCCGCTAACCCCGATCTTGATCTGGCGTTCGACGGATTTGGCCCTTACCTATTCGGCGCAGCTGGATACCAATCCGGGATTGGCGGCTCCCTTGCTTTCGCGGACGGGCCTCGCCGACACGACCCTTGCGATCGGGCCCTTGGATAGGGCTAAGACCTACTATTGGCGCGTCGCCGCGGCCAATGCCCAAGGCGCTGGAGCCTGGTCCACGGTTTCGTCCTTCGCCACCTTGCCAAAGCCGCCTGCAAGCCCGATCCTATTGGCCCCGGACAGCAACGCGGTGAACCTGCCTGATACCCTCGCCTTGATCTGCCGTTCGGTACCGGGCGCGGAGGGCTACGCTTTCAAGCTCGCCAAGATCGTAAACAAGGCGAACGGACCCGAATTGGTGATCGTGGATAGCGCGGCCGGGCCGGATACGGCCCATGTATTCGGGCCGCTGGAGAAAGGCACGACCTACCTCTGGAGCGCTTTGGCCAGGAACGCCGGCGGAGTCTCCATCTCCAACTCGACCCGCGCCTTCGGAACGCTTCCGGAGCTTCCCTCCGGGGTAACCTTGGTGTTTCCCTCCCGCGGGGACACCGTGACCGGGGACAGCTTGATAGCCCGCTGGCATTCCGCGGGGCCGACGGCGGGCCGCTACCGGGTCCAAGTCGCCTACGATAGCGCTTTCGTTTCGCCCATCGGCGACAGCCTGATCCTGGATACCTTGAAGCCCATCACCTTCGCCGCGGGCAATGGCCGGTATTGGTGGCGGGTGCAGGCCTGGAACGCCGCCGGATGGGGACCCTATGGCGAAGCCTACTGGTTCCAGGTGGACAATCCCACGACAGGGCTGGCCGGAAGCTTACGGATTACGCCCGGCTTCGGAGGGGGCGGCGCGATCCTGCGCTATGCCTTAGCCGATGCGTCCCGGGTGACGATTTCGCTTTTCGACGTGCAAGGCCGCGATCGCGGCCGGCCATTGGATGGAATCCAAGCGGCCGGTCCCCATACGCTTTCGCTGGAAGGTAGCTCTGCCACCCATGGTTGGTACCTGTTGCGCTTCGAGGCGAAAGCGACGCGTAACCCATCGGCGCCGGGAACATTCAGAAAAGAATTGCCGGTTTTCTTGGGGCATTGAGCAAAGTGGGGCGATGTCCCTTACCGCTTGACCCGCTTGGCAACGGGGTTCGCCGGTTCTTCCACCAATAATCGTAGCCGTTCAATCGCCTTATCCCAACCCGCGGAGACCGCATCGAGATAGGCGCGCGCATCCTCGATCCGTCGCGGCTCGAGGGCGAAGAGGACTTCGCGACCGAGTTTTTCGTGCTTGACCAGACCGGCGGATTCGAGGACGCGAAGATGCTTCACGACGGCTTGGCGCGTAACTGGCGCGCGCTCGGCGAGGGAGGTGGCCGAGAGCGGTCCCGCGCCCAACCGGCGTAAGAGCTCCAGCCGGGTCCCATCCCCGAGCGCGGAAAAAACGCCCGCGGCCCCCGGCTCAACCTTCGACATGCTTCCGCAAATTCTCCGCCTGGGCGGCCCAGCCGCCCTGGTTCATAAGGAATGCGCGTTCGCGGCGATGCGCGGGTATCCTGTCGAAGCCCGATTCCACGATGGTCAAAAGCGTACCCCCCGCCATCGGCTCGAGGCGGAACTCGACGAGGGTTTTTTCTTCCCGTTCGGGGTCGGCTTCGGCGTCGATGCCGAAGGGCGTCCAGAGGAAGCTGAAGTATTTCTCCGGCTCGATCTTCTGGATGATTCCGAATACAGCATGCGGCCCGGGGAGTTTGATCTTCGCGGGTTTTACGCCCGATTTCCTTTGCGCCTCCATGATCATCTCTTCGTTGAAATCGCCGCGCCATGTGCCCTTGATCGTCCGTCCGGGCGCGAACCCGCCTTCCAGTTCCACCCCGAACCATTTTCCGAATTCGCCCGGGTCGGAAATCGCCTTCCATACCCTGGCTATAGGAGCTCGCAATTCCACCCGCTTTTCTATCCGATCCATTTCCATCATGTGCAACCTCCTGGTTGCACTCAATATAATCTTGTTTCGATCCCGGGAAAAGCGGGCCGGGCGCCGTTCGGTCCGGAAAATTAGTTTTAGGCATTCAAATCGGATCCGGGCGCGACGCCCGGGAGGAGGAACATGGCTTCGAATGCAGGGAAAATCATCCCGCACCTTTGGTATGACAAGGAGGCCAAGCAAGCCGCGGCCTTCTATGCCTCGGTATTCCCCCAGTCCAAGGTTTTGCACGTAACCGACTTGGAGGGGACGCCCTCCGGCGACGTGGACGTGGTTTCCTTCGAAGTTTGGGGGCAACGGTTCGCGGCCATCAGCGCGGGGCCGCTCTTCAAATTCAACCCTTCCATTTCCTTCATGGTGAATTTCGATCCGCTCCTTTTCGGGCAGGGCGCTTCCGCGGCGCAAGAAGCGCGGAAATCCTTGGATTCGATTTGGGGCAAGCTCGGAGAAGGGGGAAAGGTGCTGATGCCTTTGGATAAATATCCCTTCAGCGAGCGTTACGGGTGGATCCAGGATCGCTTCGGCCTATCGTGGCAATTGATCCTGACCAATCCCCAAGGCGATCCCCGTCCGCCCGTCATTCCCTGCCTGATGTTCGCCGACGCGAACAACGGGAAGGCGGAGGCGGCGATAGAATCGTATCTGTCGATCTTCCGGAACGCGAAGCCGGGCGTGCTTCACCGCTACGGCCCCGGCATGCCGAAT contains:
- a CDS encoding fibronectin type III domain-containing protein codes for the protein MQSHRLAWVVALTALALGSAWADPVAPDSAPQAIHPQSGQVNVALDASGGVTVEWDSVPRALAYELQVGSPTFGFIIPLFTVQGPFTTFTVPHLQRGIGYIWQVRGKNAGGDGPWSQTLTFSTEPLKPPELVSPALTNIAPKPSVRFAWTEPNPPAFPASAPFPTAGGYTYQLQVCTDPAFPLSAFPPMPGFPPLPPYVIDMTIAAPFLTENIDTAMTGFSYGKTYYWRVKTAIGNTAGSEWSMARAFTTSPPPPSTITFLNPAPGAVDVPASPTLKWTDTNRPIIPGTSGTGGTLAPYWLRLATDSTFPDSPVPIPAMNLPPTAPYLINESLYDTTRVVTPALLPGTKYYWRVMVPVIYGGDESFASGSFTVMPLPPEMPVTIAPAAGASDVPLTGPLQWGAAERAKLYRCQIGTNAAFSDPATFTENTTAGLSLELNLLPSQVYYWRVRAENGGGNSGYSQVGRFLTLTPPPVPGAPIAVAPSGAINIPLTPILIWRSTDLALTYSAQLDTNPGLAAPLLSRTGLADTTLAIGPLDRAKTYYWRVAAANAQGAGAWSTVSSFATLPKPPASPILLAPDSNAVNLPDTLALICRSVPGAEGYAFKLAKIVNKANGPELVIVDSAAGPDTAHVFGPLEKGTTYLWSALARNAGGVSISNSTRAFGTLPELPSGVTLVFPSRGDTVTGDSLIARWHSAGPTAGRYRVQVAYDSAFVSPIGDSLILDTLKPITFAAGNGRYWWRVQAWNAAGWGPYGEAYWFQVDNPTTGLAGSLRITPGFGGGGAILRYALADASRVTISLFDVQGRDRGRPLDGIQAAGPHTLSLEGSSATHGWYLLRFEAKATRNPSAPGTFRKELPVFLGH
- a CDS encoding winged helix-turn-helix transcriptional regulator produces the protein MSKVEPGAAGVFSALGDGTRLELLRRLGAGPLSATSLAERAPVTRQAVVKHLRVLESAGLVKHEKLGREVLFALEPRRIEDARAYLDAVSAGWDKAIERLRLLVEEPANPVAKRVKR
- a CDS encoding VOC family protein translates to MASNAGKIIPHLWYDKEAKQAAAFYASVFPQSKVLHVTDLEGTPSGDVDVVSFEVWGQRFAAISAGPLFKFNPSISFMVNFDPLLFGQGASAAQEARKSLDSIWGKLGEGGKVLMPLDKYPFSERYGWIQDRFGLSWQLILTNPQGDPRPPVIPCLMFADANNGKAEAAIESYLSIFRNAKPGVLHRYGPGMPNREGAVMFADFMLENSWFAAMDGGLQHGFGFNEAVSLMVSCDTQAEIDHYWGKLSAVPEAEQCGWLKDRFGVSWQIVPSAMDDMMRNGSREQIGRVTQAFLKMKKFDLAALKRAYA
- a CDS encoding SRPBCC family protein; this translates as MEMDRIEKRVELRAPIARVWKAISDPGEFGKWFGVELEGGFAPGRTIKGTWRGDFNEEMIMEAQRKSGVKPAKIKLPGPHAVFGIIQKIEPEKYFSFLWTPFGIDAEADPEREEKTLVEFRLEPMAGGTLLTIVESGFDRIPAHRRERAFLMNQGGWAAQAENLRKHVEG